A genomic window from Caballeronia sp. SBC1 includes:
- the mpl gene encoding UDP-N-acetylmuramate:L-alanyl-gamma-D-glutamyl-meso-diaminopimelate ligase — MHIHILGICGTFMGGLAVLAREAGHRVTGCDAGVYPPMSTQLEAQGIELIEGYGVEQIALEPDLFVIGNVVTRGNPLMEAILDRGLPYTSGPQWLGEHVLNGKWVLAVAGTHGKTTTSSMLTWLLEDAGMNPGFLIGGVPLNFGISARLTDSSFFVIEADEYDTAFFDKRSKFVHYRPRTAVLNNLEFDHADIFPDLGAIETQFHHLVRTVPGVGRIVTNGREAALERVLTRGCWSGVERFGVQGGWEALPASDGVAVDEQFAVYWEGERLGVVDWQVQGEHNRMNALAAIAAARSVGVPPAQATQSLSTFRNVKRRMEVKGSVDGVTVYDDFAHHPTAIETTVAGLRTRIGANSRILAVLEPRSNTMKLGTMKAQLPASLVDADLVFGYGAHEGRDKLGWDLQAALAPLGDKAQAFSDLAALVKSIAAAARPGDHVLVMSNGGFGGVHQKLLDALSARPVTKERV, encoded by the coding sequence ATGCACATTCACATCCTCGGTATCTGCGGCACATTCATGGGTGGTCTCGCGGTCCTCGCCCGCGAAGCGGGTCATCGCGTCACCGGTTGCGACGCCGGCGTCTATCCGCCAATGAGCACCCAGCTCGAAGCGCAGGGCATCGAGTTGATCGAAGGTTATGGTGTCGAGCAAATCGCGCTCGAACCGGATCTGTTTGTAATAGGCAATGTCGTGACGCGCGGCAATCCGCTGATGGAAGCCATCCTCGATCGCGGCTTGCCCTACACGTCCGGCCCGCAATGGCTCGGCGAGCACGTTCTAAACGGCAAATGGGTACTCGCGGTCGCCGGCACGCACGGCAAGACCACCACGAGTTCCATGCTGACGTGGCTGCTGGAAGATGCCGGCATGAATCCGGGATTCCTGATCGGCGGCGTGCCGCTGAATTTCGGCATCTCGGCACGGCTGACGGATTCAAGCTTCTTCGTCATCGAAGCCGACGAATACGACACCGCTTTCTTCGATAAACGCTCCAAGTTCGTTCACTATCGCCCGCGCACGGCTGTGCTGAACAATCTCGAATTCGATCACGCCGATATCTTCCCGGATCTCGGTGCTATCGAGACCCAATTTCATCATCTGGTGCGTACCGTGCCGGGCGTCGGACGGATCGTTACGAACGGCCGCGAAGCCGCGCTCGAACGCGTGCTGACACGCGGTTGCTGGTCGGGCGTCGAGCGCTTCGGCGTACAAGGCGGCTGGGAAGCGCTGCCCGCGAGCGACGGTGTTGCCGTTGACGAGCAGTTCGCCGTGTACTGGGAAGGCGAGCGCCTGGGCGTGGTCGACTGGCAAGTGCAAGGCGAGCACAATCGAATGAATGCACTGGCGGCGATCGCTGCGGCGCGTTCAGTAGGCGTTCCGCCCGCGCAGGCAACGCAATCGCTGAGCACGTTCCGGAACGTGAAACGCCGGATGGAAGTGAAGGGTAGCGTGGACGGTGTGACCGTTTACGACGACTTCGCGCATCACCCTACCGCCATCGAAACAACGGTAGCGGGCTTGCGGACGCGTATTGGCGCCAATAGCCGCATTCTGGCTGTCCTCGAACCGCGTTCGAACACAATGAAACTCGGCACGATGAAGGCGCAATTGCCAGCCAGTCTTGTCGACGCCGACCTGGTCTTTGGGTACGGCGCGCACGAAGGCCGCGACAAGCTCGGCTGGGATCTGCAAGCGGCACTGGCGCCGCTCGGCGATAAAGCCCAGGCGTTCAGCGACCTCGCGGCGCTGGTCAAGTCAATCGCCGCCGCGGCCCGTCCTGGCGACCACGTGCTCGTGATGAGCAACGGCGGTTTCGGCGGCGTGCATCAGAAGCTGCTCGATGCACTGTCCGCGCGGCCGGTCACCAAGGAGCGGGTGTGA
- a CDS encoding UDP-N-acetylmuramate--alanine ligase, giving the protein MIRKSHFDPLRVREEIAIAAARLIAEDGLDYSTAKRKAARQVVGETRIGGEWLPDNGQIEEEIREYQAIFQSESQPAVLRRMREVALEWMQRLQPFNPYLTGAVLNGTAGEHSDIHLQCFCDNPKEVAIYLLNANVQYDVSETRHFAGRGYVETLSFLMRPSRDEEPMGIHVALYDTNDLRGAVRADGRGKLARASAAAVRALLDEPPAPTPATSL; this is encoded by the coding sequence ATGATTCGCAAATCACATTTCGATCCGCTTCGCGTGCGCGAAGAAATCGCCATCGCGGCGGCGCGGCTGATCGCCGAAGATGGCCTCGACTATTCCACCGCGAAGCGCAAAGCCGCCCGTCAAGTCGTCGGCGAAACACGCATTGGCGGCGAATGGCTACCGGATAACGGTCAGATCGAAGAAGAAATCCGCGAATATCAAGCAATCTTCCAAAGCGAAAGCCAGCCAGCCGTCCTGCGGCGCATGCGCGAAGTCGCACTCGAATGGATGCAACGGCTCCAGCCATTCAACCCGTACCTGACCGGCGCCGTGCTGAACGGCACAGCAGGTGAACACTCGGACATCCACCTGCAATGCTTCTGCGATAACCCCAAGGAAGTCGCTATTTATTTGCTGAACGCGAACGTTCAATACGACGTATCGGAAACCCGGCATTTTGCCGGCCGCGGCTACGTTGAAACCCTGAGCTTCCTGATGCGCCCCTCGCGCGACGAAGAACCCATGGGCATTCACGTCGCCCTCTACGACACCAACGACCTGCGCGGCGCCGTCCGCGCGGACGGCCGGGGCAAGCTTGCACGTGCAAGCGCTGCCGCCGTGCGCGCCTTGCTCGACGAGCCCCCCGCCCCCACACCCGCCACCTCACTATGA
- a CDS encoding TlpA disulfide reductase family protein, whose amino-acid sequence MNSMRIVAALVIAIAATGGGFYASHMMMGGETSQAAEATTKASGNAVDDLWKAQLQSAAGTQQALASFKGKPVVVNFWASWCGPCVKEMPTLAALHREYEKKGITFIGLGVDSEKNVNAFLQKVPVDYPIYIAGFGGADLARSFGNNAGALPFTVVIDAKGVIRSTKLGEVDPKELKATLDAL is encoded by the coding sequence ATGAACTCCATGCGCATTGTTGCTGCCCTCGTGATCGCCATTGCGGCAACCGGCGGCGGTTTCTACGCCAGCCACATGATGATGGGCGGCGAAACTAGCCAGGCAGCAGAAGCCACGACGAAAGCCAGCGGCAACGCCGTCGATGATCTCTGGAAAGCACAGTTGCAAAGCGCTGCAGGCACGCAGCAAGCACTTGCCTCGTTCAAGGGCAAACCCGTGGTAGTGAACTTCTGGGCGTCGTGGTGCGGCCCGTGCGTGAAGGAAATGCCGACCCTCGCGGCGCTTCATCGTGAATATGAGAAGAAAGGCATCACGTTTATCGGACTCGGCGTCGATTCCGAGAAAAACGTGAACGCGTTTCTTCAGAAGGTACCCGTCGATTATCCGATCTACATCGCGGGCTTCGGCGGCGCCGATCTTGCCCGCAGCTTCGGCAATAACGCGGGCGCGCTGCCCTTCACTGTCGTCATCGACGCGAAAGGGGTGATTCGTTCGACAAAACTCGGCGAAGTCGATCCAAAAGAGCTGAAAGCGACGCTCGACGCCCTATAA